CGATACTGATGACGTTGCCATCGCAGAACACTTCCATCATCTCCTTCGAATAGGCACCCGCACCAAGTGCCGTGTAGGTCAGTGTCGCGACGGATCCATCCTCGAATGCAACGGTCGCGACGAAGTTGTCACTTGAGGAATAATGACCTGTTGCTGGGTTAATTGCCTTGGCATCGACCGTCGCTACGCGCGACTGAGTTAGGAAGGTGAACAGATCGTAGATATGGCAGGCTTCACCGCGATTGCGGCCCCCTCCTTCTCCACCATGAACCCAGTGATCTAACGGTATGTAACCGGCGTTCATTCTGTAATTGATGATCATTGGATTTGAGCGGTTAGCGACAGCAAGAGCCACACGTTCGACCAGAGGTGAGAAGCGACGATTAAAACCGGTAAACAAAAGCGGCTTTGTCTCCACATCCTCCTGATAATAGTCCAAAATCGATGAAATTTCACCGGTGGTGAGCGCTAGCGGCTTTTCTAGAAGAACATGTTTCCCCGCCCTCAATGCGGCGACAGCGAGCTGAGCGTGGCTGTCGTGGCGCGTCGCGATAATAACTGCATCCACATCGTCATCGCCTAGAATTTCAGCATAATCCGTAGTGCAGTAGTTTGCGCCAAATCGTTTGGCAGTCGAAGCAGCATTGTGACCAGTTCGGCTCGCGATCGCCCGTAGCTCGAATTTTTCCTTCATTTCAAGGATGTTCGGAAGGTGCATGCCCTTGGCGAAGCCACCTGCACCGATGATGCCGAGCCTTATGCGTTTCTTGCCGTTTGGAGCCGGCGATAGCCGCGGGAGAACGATACGGCGTTCGGCAGGGAGCACGCTCGGCTGATAGGAGAGAAGGACGAGAAGCGGCTTTTGAGAGCCAGCCTGCAGCCGGCGGTAGGCCTCGTCGACATTCTCCAAGGGATACTTCACGGTTATGAGTGAGGTGATGTCGATTAGCTTGTCCGACAGCAACCGCAGATATTCTGCCATATTGCGACCTTCTGTCCAGCGGACGTAGGCCACGGGATAGTCAAGTCCACCTTCTTCGTAGCGCTCGTCATATCGCCCCGGTCCGTATGACGAGGATACCAGAAAGTCTAACTCCTTCGCGTAGAAGTCACCCCGATTGAGATCGAGACCGACGTCGCCGACTAAGACCACGCGCGCCTTCTTCCGACACATGCGGAACGCGGCCGACACAATTTCGCTGGATTGGCTGGCGGCCGTTATGATGACGCCGTCCGCACCGATGCCACCCGTCACCCGCGCAACTTGGCTTACCTCGTCAACATCGGAAGGATGCATACCCCAGTCAAGTCCCTGAGAACGCGCGTCGTCGAGCCGATTCCGATCAACATCGAAACCGATGACCCGACAACCGTTTGCTCGCAGCATCTGCGCGGTCAGTTGCCCGATGAACCCGAGCCCAACGACAACAAATGTCTCACCTATGGTTGGGGCTGCACGTCTTATCCCTTGAAGGGCTATGGCGCCCAGTGCAACAGTCGAAGCTTGCTCGAACGTCACAGAGTCCGGCACTACAATGGCAAGGTTCGTCGGGATGCAGACATACTCGGCATGAAAGGCACATTGCGCGCCGGCGCATGCCACCCGATCCCCAATCTTGAAGTTGCTAACGCCCTCTCCGACCGCAACGACGCACCCTGCGCCGGAGTAACCCGTCGGCAACTCCACAGACAAACGGCTTTGTACAAGCCGCATAGTCTGGGTCAGTCCATCGGACCGCACCATGTCGACGACCTTCTTGACATTCTTAGGCTGCTGAAGTGCGCGTTGAACAATCGAGCGCCCGGTCGCCTTCACCCCCGACACTTCCGTCCCTACCGAGATGCAGGAATGGTCCATTTTCACGAGCACCGTGCCGGGCGTAGCGAGAGGCGCTGGCACCTCCTCCAACCTAACCTCACCCTCGCTCACGATAACTTGTTTCATTGCCAGAAACCACGCGTATCAACGACCACCTTACCTAGGAGCAAGGATGGATCTATCGTCTTGAAGGCACGATGGTCGACAAGGAGCACCACAATATCGGCTTCTGCCACGGCCTGCTCGAATTGGGCGAGCGCTGCTTTCCCTTCAAGGGTAGCGGGCAAATGCTCGATGAACGGTTCAACGACCATGATATCGATGGCTGCACCTTGTCCCGCAAGGGCTTCAACGATTTCCAAGGCCGGGCTCTCGCGCAGGTCATCGACATTGGCTTTAAATGAGAGGCCAAGGCAAGCGACTTTGGCCCGTTCAGCAACCAGTAGCCGATCGCTCACGGCCTTCATGACCTTATCGACGACCCAAAGCGGCTTCCCGTCATTCACTTCTCGAGCAGTACGGAT
This DNA window, taken from Peteryoungia algae, encodes the following:
- a CDS encoding bi-domain-containing oxidoreductase, which codes for MKQVIVSEGEVRLEEVPAPLATPGTVLVKMDHSCISVGTEVSGVKATGRSIVQRALQQPKNVKKVVDMVRSDGLTQTMRLVQSRLSVELPTGYSGAGCVVAVGEGVSNFKIGDRVACAGAQCAFHAEYVCIPTNLAIVVPDSVTFEQASTVALGAIALQGIRRAAPTIGETFVVVGLGFIGQLTAQMLRANGCRVIGFDVDRNRLDDARSQGLDWGMHPSDVDEVSQVARVTGGIGADGVIITAASQSSEIVSAAFRMCRKKARVVLVGDVGLDLNRGDFYAKELDFLVSSSYGPGRYDERYEEGGLDYPVAYVRWTEGRNMAEYLRLLSDKLIDITSLITVKYPLENVDEAYRRLQAGSQKPLLVLLSYQPSVLPAERRIVLPRLSPAPNGKKRIRLGIIGAGGFAKGMHLPNILEMKEKFELRAIASRTGHNAASTAKRFGANYCTTDYAEILGDDDVDAVIIATRHDSHAQLAVAALRAGKHVLLEKPLALTTGEISSILDYYQEDVETKPLLFTGFNRRFSPLVERVALAVANRSNPMIINYRMNAGYIPLDHWVHGGEGGGRNRGEACHIYDLFTFLTQSRVATVDAKAINPATGHYSSSDNFVATVAFEDGSVATLTYTALGAGAYSKEMMEVFCDGNVISIDDYRLFRKVGAKNEEVSLRKPDKGQKKELEVFAEAIENGGDWPIPLWHQVQATRIAIDVEGAI